Proteins encoded in a region of the Candidatus Fusobacterium pullicola genome:
- a CDS encoding patatin-like phospholipase family protein, producing MRKNRLLFLMVLPFLFIPSKSFGKTLNFTSKEDIEIKKLKKEIQLLENKISQLEEIKKNRLIKNKKNLKIGLALSGGGAKGLAHIGVLRVLEELGIRPDYIAGTSMGAVVGALYSAGYSLDQIESILTKNDWDSFINGSFIDDKVPLEKKVNNKKYMLSIRYDNKFNFSLPKGFGNNQMIYFELKKLLSNVDNINNFDELPIPMRIITTDLNTGEAVAMKEGDLAKVITASIAIPTVFDPVEIDGRLYIDGLVSRNFPVVDVIDMGADIVIGSDVGNEIKDKKDYNIISVLNQLVAIQSASSTSEQRELTSILITPDVLEYSATNLEKGKLFVEKGEEAARKQLPLLKDLPKVKRENYLTSSEKGSSKNIVIKNIEYKNSISEKNRSIINSILENILNREISAEELESSMMKVYGNDIINRIYYEIQDNTLVIDADINPNNSFGVSVNYLTGYGTTFDVGTTLTNFGKIGSNTLVDFQVGDYLGLNLKNFAYYGYSNKIGIFTNLGYNENPFFIYDGDKKISDSLVKSVDFEIGLLTQYNNQLIASYGIKNSYSKLLQETGSIYSEDIEYSKNYNGAFFRTTFDTLDSNTHANSGVKLDFEYSWEGSFDKSNSNFYGPLYSFDGYVPINKKFTFNYGLYGGVISGDGVTSIDKFIRLGGTKNNMHNKDFAFYGYRYQQKLVDEFLIGKLALIYKLDSNLYLSARWNIGTYSDLETESYPNSKKIWEDYSQGFDISITYESIFGPFEFSLARNNEKEKILSQISIGYIFE from the coding sequence ATGAGAAAAAACAGATTGCTCTTTCTGATGGTTTTACCGTTCCTTTTTATTCCATCTAAAAGCTTTGGTAAAACTTTAAATTTTACCTCAAAAGAGGATATTGAAATAAAAAAACTAAAAAAAGAGATTCAACTTCTTGAGAATAAAATATCTCAACTTGAAGAGATTAAAAAAAATAGATTGATTAAAAATAAAAAAAATCTGAAAATAGGGCTAGCTCTTAGCGGTGGAGGAGCCAAAGGACTTGCACATATAGGTGTATTAAGAGTTTTAGAAGAGTTAGGAATACGCCCTGACTATATAGCTGGAACAAGTATGGGAGCTGTTGTTGGAGCTCTATACTCAGCTGGCTACTCTCTTGATCAGATTGAAAGTATTTTAACCAAAAATGATTGGGATAGTTTTATCAATGGTTCATTCATAGATGATAAAGTTCCTCTAGAAAAAAAGGTTAACAATAAAAAATATATGCTTTCTATCAGATATGATAATAAATTTAATTTCTCTCTTCCAAAGGGGTTTGGAAATAATCAGATGATATATTTTGAATTAAAAAAGCTTTTAAGCAATGTTGATAATATAAATAACTTTGATGAACTTCCTATCCCTATGAGAATAATAACTACTGACCTCAATACTGGAGAGGCTGTGGCTATGAAAGAGGGAGATTTAGCAAAGGTTATCACTGCTAGTATAGCTATACCAACTGTATTTGATCCTGTTGAAATAGATGGGCGTCTCTATATTGATGGACTTGTTTCTCGTAATTTTCCAGTTGTAGATGTTATAGATATGGGAGCTGACATCGTAATTGGAAGTGATGTTGGAAATGAGATAAAAGATAAAAAAGATTACAACATAATCAGTGTTCTAAATCAATTAGTTGCTATTCAAAGTGCTTCATCTACTAGTGAACAAAGAGAGTTAACCTCTATCTTAATAACTCCAGATGTACTTGAGTACTCAGCTACTAATTTAGAAAAGGGTAAACTTTTTGTAGAAAAAGGAGAGGAGGCAGCAAGAAAGCAACTTCCACTTTTAAAAGATTTGCCAAAGGTGAAGAGGGAAAATTATCTAACCTCTTCTGAAAAAGGTAGCTCAAAAAATATTGTAATAAAAAATATAGAGTATAAAAATAGTATATCTGAAAAAAACAGATCTATTATAAATAGTATTTTAGAAAATATTTTAAATAGAGAAATCTCAGCTGAAGAGTTAGAAAGTTCTATGATGAAGGTTTATGGAAACGATATTATAAATCGTATTTACTATGAAATTCAAGATAATACTTTAGTTATTGATGCAGATATCAATCCTAATAACTCCTTTGGAGTTAGTGTAAACTATTTGACTGGCTATGGAACAACATTTGATGTAGGGACTACCCTTACTAATTTTGGTAAAATCGGAAGTAATACCCTAGTTGATTTTCAAGTTGGAGATTATCTTGGGCTTAATTTAAAAAACTTTGCTTACTATGGATATTCTAATAAAATAGGTATTTTTACCAACTTAGGTTACAATGAAAATCCATTTTTCATATATGATGGGGATAAAAAAATATCTGATTCCCTTGTTAAAAGTGTTGATTTTGAAATTGGATTACTTACCCAATATAATAATCAGCTTATAGCATCTTATGGTATTAAAAACTCCTATAGTAAATTACTTCAAGAGACAGGTTCAATATATTCAGAGGACATTGAATACTCTAAAAACTATAATGGAGCTTTTTTTAGAACTACATTTGACACATTAGATTCAAATACCCACGCTAACTCTGGAGTTAAGCTTGATTTTGAATATAGCTGGGAGGGAAGTTTTGATAAATCTAACTCTAACTTTTATGGTCCTCTTTACTCCTTTGATGGTTATGTTCCTATCAATAAAAAATTCACCTTCAACTACGGATTATATGGAGGAGTTATCTCTGGAGATGGAGTTACTTCAATAGATAAGTTTATCCGTTTAGGTGGAACAAAGAACAATATGCATAACAAAGACTTTGCTTTCTATGGTTATAGATATCAGCAAAAGCTTGTTGATGAGTTCTTGATTGGAAAACTTGCCTTAATATATAAACTAGATTCAAATCTATATCTCAGTGCCCGTTGGAATATAGGAACCTACAGCGATTTAGAGACAGAGAGCTATCCAAATTCTAAAAAAATATGGGAAGATTACTCTCAGGGGTTTGATATATCTATTACCTATGAAAGTATCTTTGGTCCCTTTGAATTCTCACTAGCTCGTAACAATGAGAAAGAGAAGATACTATCTCAAATCAGTATCGGATATATTTTTGAATAG